One genomic segment of Salarias fasciatus chromosome 8, fSalaFa1.1, whole genome shotgun sequence includes these proteins:
- the LOC115392832 gene encoding KAT8 regulatory NSL complex subunit 1 isoform X1: protein MAAMAPALTDAPAEAHHIRFKLAAPSSSLSPASAENNGNASNILIHSSGPAKCKANPEECPLDFCGADQDQQQQQPQADSVSQASALGKLQPLVASYLCSDVTPVPSTKESIKLQGVLIKQSVLKSHRILPSSLLNGGGDFLLRKRQAIELSGGQLKSLMSGGTNGSGQPMAPVNGLAKKLATMSGSGCVVAVNGDKPPAATDPQNQTPPLDTDTLTATLSGHIPVKGTLKQKHSPEVSESTDVKNLELQVLESAAPSPFAHDNPDPTEQATLEEADSHMPTAQPQGPDSEAPSSSQQGTPPCTPEHQLPLPCTSSDSLDAHVRERTLLSSSRQVEIESRLRRLRKRLQVVQAKQVERHIHQQLGGFLDLALSRLIASNRKSEAVTPTATWRSGRHSSSNNRDGLGRFLKSGSMPLELERLYLSGSANLHSAESAFDSDVTESSSGGDSDLEEDELSRVDIEQRHVKIWKRAESRYTVERAAIISHWNWLQAHISDLEYRIRQQTDICRQIRVSKGSVELGGVAPSAEVKMEPVSTQDVVCERLEHAGAALLSAAEPGPWKGQNGQPVNGVLSRMADSTDTKHQQPAAFDNTCVAARTRPLVSCRRRRLIQPNTVPNLNGKAQRSSCLQCHCRVNPSCVMCGGWPTPREDPQYELPTLERLSRLDLGVHPILSFPDDVCIGLRLQQVMKGQWQTKSLERSKPLKKLSLKHKLSSSKEKHKFTNSLMAVRLGHYKNRSEKPRPVDSGVAAAAGSSSSVLNSARLEGPAVCKTERLQGLAGSLGPYDKNYSRKRLREHSLDRADSSPKLFLDSSSSCPALASMSLHSPLSRQLSTSSESSAPLGPGSQSVPNTPQQPIKRRRGESSFDINNIVIPMSVAATTRVEKLQYKEILTPSWRSVDIFSQPITEEEDERELEDLTDAAFIQLHQPYEDQERSRWTWMALAPAKRRGSRSYKSVDGRTTPLLCGTNPPTPQPASPDPGHCPLLHDYSHVPSPMSPASPDTASNPHTPCSRDSHRLLSSEDTRCSTPDFTFEERTVAPWERRGFPLPEDPAPEPEADGELQNRPRIRTISGCRSTFSRLDSDSELPCDDDGSGGSSSAPKHRAALPSSSSSSSHR, encoded by the exons ATGGCTGCGATGGCGCCCGCTCTCACCGACGCCCCAGCCGAAGCTCACCACATCCGCTTCAAACTGGCTGCCCCATCCTCCAGTCTCTCaccagccagtgcagagaacaacGGTAACGCCAGCAACATCCTCATCCACAGCAGCGGCCCCGCCAAGTGCAAGGCCAACCCCGAAGAGTGCCCCCTCGACTTCTGCGGCGCcgaccaggaccagcagcagcagcagccccaagCCGACTCCGTTTCCCAGGCTTCGGCCCTGGGCAAACTGCAGCCACTGGTGGCTTCTTACTTGTGCTCTGATGTGACACCTGTCCCTTCAACTAAGGAGTCAATCAAGCTGCAAGGAGTCCTCATCAAACAGTCTGTGTTGAAGAGCCACAGAATACTGCCCAGCTCCCTGCTCAACGGCGGAGGGGACTTCCTCCTAAGGAAGAGGCAGGCGATTGAACTCTCTGGCGGTCAGCTCAAAAGTCTCATGAGTGGCGGCACCAACGGCAGTGGCCAGCCCATGGCGCCAGTCAACGGGCTGGCCAAGAAGCTGGCCACCATGTCCGGCTCGGGCTGCGTGGTTGCAGTGAACGGCGACAAGCCCCCAGCTGCGACGGACCCTCAGAACCAAACTCCACCTTTAGACACTGACACCTTGACAGCCACTTTATCGGGACACATCCCGGTAAAAGGAAccctgaaacagaaacattccCCTGAGGTTTCGGAAAGTACAGATGTAAAAAATCTTGAACTCCAAGTGCTCGAGTCTGCTGCACCTTCCCCCTTTGCCCACGACAACCCCGACCCCACCGAACAGGCCACCTTGGAAGAGGCTGATTCACACATGCCTACCGCCCAGCCGCAGGGTCCCGACAGCGAGgcgcccagcagcagccagcagggtACCCCGCCTTGCACACCTGAACATCAGCTCCCCCTACCCTGCACATCCTCGGACAGCCTTGATGCTCACGTCAGAGAGCGGaccctcctcagcagcagccgccaGGTTGAGATCGAAAGCCGGCTACGGCGCCTGCGCAAACGTCTTCAGGTGGTCCAGGCCAAGCAGGTGGAGCGGCACATTCACCAGCAGCTGGGCGGCTTCTTGGACTTGGCTCTCAGCCGGTTAATCGCCAGTAATCGCAAATCGGAGGCGGTGACCCCCACGGCGACGTGGAGGAGCGGACGCCACTCCTCGTCGAACAACAGAGACGGCCTCGGACGTTTCCTGAAAAGTGGCTCCATGCCCTTGGAACTAGAGAGGCTGTACTTGAGCGGATCGGCAAACCTTCACTCAGCAGAAAGCGCCTTTGACTCTGACGTAACAGAAAGCAGCTCTGGAGGCGACTccgacctggaggaggacgagctgTCCAGAGTAGACATTGAGCAGAGACACGTCAAAAT ATGGAAGCGGGCGGAGAGCCGCTACACGGTGGAGCGAGCTGCCATCATCAGCCACTGGAACTGGCTCCAGGCCCACATCTCGGACTTGGAGTACCGCATCCGACAGCAGACCGACATCTGCAGACAGATCCGCGTCAGCAAG GGTTCTGTGGAGCTGGGCGGCGTTGCTCCCAGTGCTGAAGTGAAGATGGAACCTGTCAGTACTCAG GATGTGGTGTGTGAACGGCTGGAGCATGCAGGCGCCGCCCTCCTCAGCGCCGCGGAGCCCGGCCCCTGGAAAGGTCAAAACGGGCAGCCGGTTAACGGCGTGCTCAGCAG GATGGCAGACAGTACAGACACAAAGCACCAGCAGCCGGCGGCCTTCGACAACACGTGCGTGGCCGCTCGCACACGCCCGCTCGTCAGCTGCCGGCGACGGCGGCTCATTCAGCCCAACACTGTGCCCAACCTCAACGGCAAG gctcagaggagcagctgtttgCAGTGTCACTGCAGGGTCAACCCCAGCTGTGTGATGTGCGGTGGCTGGCCCACCCCCAGAGAGGACCCCCAGTACGAGCTGCCCACCCTGGAGCGCCTGTCAAGGCTGGATCTTGGCGTCCACCCCATCCTCTCCTTCCCCGACG ACGTCTGTATAGGTCTGCGTCTGCAGCAGGTCATGAAGGGCCAGTGGCAGACCAAGTCCCTGGAGAGGAGCAAACCACTGAAGAAGCTCTCGCTCAAACACAAGCTGTCCTCGTCCAAAGAGAAGCACAAGTTCACCAACTCGCTCATGGCAGTCA GACTGGGTCACTATAAAAACCGCTCGGAGAAGCCGCGGCCGGTGGACAGCGgcgtggccgccgccgccggcagcagcagctcggtgcTGAACTCGGCCCGGCTGGAGGGTCCGGCCGTCTGCAAGACGGAGCGGCTGCAGGGCCTCGCCGGCTCCCTGGGGCCCTACGACAAGAACTACAGCCGCAAGAGATTAAGAGAGCACTCGCTGGACCGGGCCGACT CGTCCCCGAAGCTCTTCCtggactccagcagctcctgtccCGCCCTGGCCAGCATGTCCCTCCACAGCCCGCTCAGCCGCCAGCTGTCCACGTCCTCCGAGAGCTCCGCGCCGCTGGGCCCCGGCAGCCAGAGCGTCCCCAACACCCCC cagcagcccatcAAGCGGCGGCGAGGCGAGAGCTCCTTCGACATCAACAACATCGTGATCCCCATGTCCGTGGCCGCCACCACCCGGGTGGAGAAGCTGCAGTACAAGGAGATCCTGACACCCAG CTGGAGGTCTGTGGATATTTTCTCCCAGCCCAtcaccgaggaggaggacgaacgAGAG ttgGAGGACTTGACGGATGCCGCCTTCATCCAGCTCCATCAGCCCTACGAGGACCAGGAGCGCTCCCGCTGGACCTGGATGGCTCTGGCTCCGGCTAAGAGGAGAGGCAGCAG GTCCTACAAGTCGGTGGACGGACGGACCACGCCGCTCCTGTGTGGgaccaacccccccaccccccagccgGCGTCGCCCGACCCGGGCCACTGCCCCCTCCTGCACGACTACAGCCACGTGCCGTCGCCCATGAGCCCCGCCAGCCCCGACACGGCGTCCAACCCGCACACGCCGTGCTCCCGGGACTCGCACCGGCTGCTGTCCAGCGAGGACACGCGCTGCTCCACGCCGGACTTCACCTTCGAGGAGCGG ACGGTGGCACCGTGGGAGCGCCGCGGCTTCCCGCTGCCGGAGGACCCGGCGCCGGAGCCCGAGGCCGACGGCGAGCTCCAGAACCGGCCCCGGATCAGAACCATCTCCGGCTGCAGGTCCACGTTCAGCCGGCTGGACTCGGACTCCGAGCTGCCGTGTGACGAcgacggcagcggcggcagcagcagtgcCCCCAAACACAGAGCGGCcctcccttcatcctcctcctcctcctcacaccggTGA
- the LOC115392832 gene encoding KAT8 regulatory NSL complex subunit 1 isoform X2, which produces MAAMAPALTDAPAEAHHIRFKLAAPSSSLSPASAENNGNASNILIHSSGPAKCKANPEECPLDFCGADQDQQQQQPQADSVSQASALGKLQPLVASYLCSDVTPVPSTKESIKLQGVLIKQSVLKSHRILPSSLLNGGGDFLLRKRQAIELSGGQLKSLMSGGTNGSGQPMAPVNGLAKKLATMSGSGCVVAVNGDKPPAATDPQNQTPPLDTDTLTATLSGHIPVKGTLKQKHSPEVSESTDVKNLELQVLESAAPSPFAHDNPDPTEQATLEEADSHMPTAQPQGPDSEAPSSSQQGTPPCTPEHQLPLPCTSSDSLDAHVRERTLLSSSRQVEIESRLRRLRKRLQVVQAKQVERHIHQQLGGFLDLALSRLIASNRKSEAVTPTATWRSGRHSSSNNRDGLGRFLKSGSMPLELERLYLSGSANLHSAESAFDSDVTESSSGGDSDLEEDELSRVDIEQRHVKIWKRAESRYTVERAAIISHWNWLQAHISDLEYRIRQQTDICRQIRVSKGSVELGGVAPSAEVKMEPVSTQDVVCERLEHAGAALLSAAEPGPWKGQNGQPVNGVLSRMADSTDTKHQQPAAFDNTCVAARTRPLVSCRRRRLIQPNTVPNLNGKAQRSSCLQCHCRVNPSCVMCGGWPTPREDPQYELPTLERLSRLDLGVHPILSFPDDVCIGLRLQQVMKGQWQTKSLERSKPLKKLSLKHKLSSSKEKHKFTNSLMAVRLGHYKNRSEKPRPVDSGVAAAAGSSSSVLNSARLEGPAVCKTERLQGLAGSLGPYDKNYSRKRLREHSLDRADSSPKLFLDSSSSCPALASMSLHSPLSRQLSTSSESSAPLGPGSQSVPNTPQPIKRRRGESSFDINNIVIPMSVAATTRVEKLQYKEILTPSWRSVDIFSQPITEEEDERELEDLTDAAFIQLHQPYEDQERSRWTWMALAPAKRRGSRSYKSVDGRTTPLLCGTNPPTPQPASPDPGHCPLLHDYSHVPSPMSPASPDTASNPHTPCSRDSHRLLSSEDTRCSTPDFTFEERTVAPWERRGFPLPEDPAPEPEADGELQNRPRIRTISGCRSTFSRLDSDSELPCDDDGSGGSSSAPKHRAALPSSSSSSSHR; this is translated from the exons ATGGCTGCGATGGCGCCCGCTCTCACCGACGCCCCAGCCGAAGCTCACCACATCCGCTTCAAACTGGCTGCCCCATCCTCCAGTCTCTCaccagccagtgcagagaacaacGGTAACGCCAGCAACATCCTCATCCACAGCAGCGGCCCCGCCAAGTGCAAGGCCAACCCCGAAGAGTGCCCCCTCGACTTCTGCGGCGCcgaccaggaccagcagcagcagcagccccaagCCGACTCCGTTTCCCAGGCTTCGGCCCTGGGCAAACTGCAGCCACTGGTGGCTTCTTACTTGTGCTCTGATGTGACACCTGTCCCTTCAACTAAGGAGTCAATCAAGCTGCAAGGAGTCCTCATCAAACAGTCTGTGTTGAAGAGCCACAGAATACTGCCCAGCTCCCTGCTCAACGGCGGAGGGGACTTCCTCCTAAGGAAGAGGCAGGCGATTGAACTCTCTGGCGGTCAGCTCAAAAGTCTCATGAGTGGCGGCACCAACGGCAGTGGCCAGCCCATGGCGCCAGTCAACGGGCTGGCCAAGAAGCTGGCCACCATGTCCGGCTCGGGCTGCGTGGTTGCAGTGAACGGCGACAAGCCCCCAGCTGCGACGGACCCTCAGAACCAAACTCCACCTTTAGACACTGACACCTTGACAGCCACTTTATCGGGACACATCCCGGTAAAAGGAAccctgaaacagaaacattccCCTGAGGTTTCGGAAAGTACAGATGTAAAAAATCTTGAACTCCAAGTGCTCGAGTCTGCTGCACCTTCCCCCTTTGCCCACGACAACCCCGACCCCACCGAACAGGCCACCTTGGAAGAGGCTGATTCACACATGCCTACCGCCCAGCCGCAGGGTCCCGACAGCGAGgcgcccagcagcagccagcagggtACCCCGCCTTGCACACCTGAACATCAGCTCCCCCTACCCTGCACATCCTCGGACAGCCTTGATGCTCACGTCAGAGAGCGGaccctcctcagcagcagccgccaGGTTGAGATCGAAAGCCGGCTACGGCGCCTGCGCAAACGTCTTCAGGTGGTCCAGGCCAAGCAGGTGGAGCGGCACATTCACCAGCAGCTGGGCGGCTTCTTGGACTTGGCTCTCAGCCGGTTAATCGCCAGTAATCGCAAATCGGAGGCGGTGACCCCCACGGCGACGTGGAGGAGCGGACGCCACTCCTCGTCGAACAACAGAGACGGCCTCGGACGTTTCCTGAAAAGTGGCTCCATGCCCTTGGAACTAGAGAGGCTGTACTTGAGCGGATCGGCAAACCTTCACTCAGCAGAAAGCGCCTTTGACTCTGACGTAACAGAAAGCAGCTCTGGAGGCGACTccgacctggaggaggacgagctgTCCAGAGTAGACATTGAGCAGAGACACGTCAAAAT ATGGAAGCGGGCGGAGAGCCGCTACACGGTGGAGCGAGCTGCCATCATCAGCCACTGGAACTGGCTCCAGGCCCACATCTCGGACTTGGAGTACCGCATCCGACAGCAGACCGACATCTGCAGACAGATCCGCGTCAGCAAG GGTTCTGTGGAGCTGGGCGGCGTTGCTCCCAGTGCTGAAGTGAAGATGGAACCTGTCAGTACTCAG GATGTGGTGTGTGAACGGCTGGAGCATGCAGGCGCCGCCCTCCTCAGCGCCGCGGAGCCCGGCCCCTGGAAAGGTCAAAACGGGCAGCCGGTTAACGGCGTGCTCAGCAG GATGGCAGACAGTACAGACACAAAGCACCAGCAGCCGGCGGCCTTCGACAACACGTGCGTGGCCGCTCGCACACGCCCGCTCGTCAGCTGCCGGCGACGGCGGCTCATTCAGCCCAACACTGTGCCCAACCTCAACGGCAAG gctcagaggagcagctgtttgCAGTGTCACTGCAGGGTCAACCCCAGCTGTGTGATGTGCGGTGGCTGGCCCACCCCCAGAGAGGACCCCCAGTACGAGCTGCCCACCCTGGAGCGCCTGTCAAGGCTGGATCTTGGCGTCCACCCCATCCTCTCCTTCCCCGACG ACGTCTGTATAGGTCTGCGTCTGCAGCAGGTCATGAAGGGCCAGTGGCAGACCAAGTCCCTGGAGAGGAGCAAACCACTGAAGAAGCTCTCGCTCAAACACAAGCTGTCCTCGTCCAAAGAGAAGCACAAGTTCACCAACTCGCTCATGGCAGTCA GACTGGGTCACTATAAAAACCGCTCGGAGAAGCCGCGGCCGGTGGACAGCGgcgtggccgccgccgccggcagcagcagctcggtgcTGAACTCGGCCCGGCTGGAGGGTCCGGCCGTCTGCAAGACGGAGCGGCTGCAGGGCCTCGCCGGCTCCCTGGGGCCCTACGACAAGAACTACAGCCGCAAGAGATTAAGAGAGCACTCGCTGGACCGGGCCGACT CGTCCCCGAAGCTCTTCCtggactccagcagctcctgtccCGCCCTGGCCAGCATGTCCCTCCACAGCCCGCTCAGCCGCCAGCTGTCCACGTCCTCCGAGAGCTCCGCGCCGCTGGGCCCCGGCAGCCAGAGCGTCCCCAACACCCCC cagcccatcAAGCGGCGGCGAGGCGAGAGCTCCTTCGACATCAACAACATCGTGATCCCCATGTCCGTGGCCGCCACCACCCGGGTGGAGAAGCTGCAGTACAAGGAGATCCTGACACCCAG CTGGAGGTCTGTGGATATTTTCTCCCAGCCCAtcaccgaggaggaggacgaacgAGAG ttgGAGGACTTGACGGATGCCGCCTTCATCCAGCTCCATCAGCCCTACGAGGACCAGGAGCGCTCCCGCTGGACCTGGATGGCTCTGGCTCCGGCTAAGAGGAGAGGCAGCAG GTCCTACAAGTCGGTGGACGGACGGACCACGCCGCTCCTGTGTGGgaccaacccccccaccccccagccgGCGTCGCCCGACCCGGGCCACTGCCCCCTCCTGCACGACTACAGCCACGTGCCGTCGCCCATGAGCCCCGCCAGCCCCGACACGGCGTCCAACCCGCACACGCCGTGCTCCCGGGACTCGCACCGGCTGCTGTCCAGCGAGGACACGCGCTGCTCCACGCCGGACTTCACCTTCGAGGAGCGG ACGGTGGCACCGTGGGAGCGCCGCGGCTTCCCGCTGCCGGAGGACCCGGCGCCGGAGCCCGAGGCCGACGGCGAGCTCCAGAACCGGCCCCGGATCAGAACCATCTCCGGCTGCAGGTCCACGTTCAGCCGGCTGGACTCGGACTCCGAGCTGCCGTGTGACGAcgacggcagcggcggcagcagcagtgcCCCCAAACACAGAGCGGCcctcccttcatcctcctcctcctcctcacaccggTGA